In a single window of the Polynucleobacter sp. MWH-UH24A genome:
- a CDS encoding efflux RND transporter permease subunit, whose amino-acid sequence MLSSFVRSVIHKRIIVLACCILLLILGGMALRALPIQPYPGVAPLTIQAISQWPGRGTTEVEQQITIPVENALAGIPGVQTFRSVSLFGLSVVTLKFNNLADPFKARQTFIANLSKVDFPPGVISSVSPDSDATGEIMRYQVVSEYADSTRRKTLQNYEIYKELKQTPGVAEVSSFGGKVRQYQVVILPEKMQAKGVTLSQLVNALSTSNANTGGGLLPSGEQQFVVRGVGLLKNIFDIKQVVVATNNGIPIRIGDIAEVKIGHAPRLGVFQFDDKPDEVEGIVFLRRGENATEVLARVRQKINHLNAHVLPPGIEIKPFYDRQNLLDITIGTVKHTLFFGISLVLVVLYVFLGNFRAAAVVAAVIPLALCFSFIQMDLFDVPANLISLGAIDFGVIVDAAVIVTENVMRHLEDGKKRLNQSIVVAISEVQRAMIYSVCIIIVAYSPLFLMGGVEGIIFKPMAFTMGFALIAAMILSLTFLPAMMSFIFSENFHHKPPGFITALLAWYRPVLRRWMDRPRTIAATSVFILGLALLSTTRLGTAFLPTLEENNIWLRVTLPNTVDLDYSVKISNELRELFRKQPEIEKVAVQIGRPDDGTDPTGVFNQEYGLYLKAPDKMPAGTNKKILIQNLEEELKKIPGLTYSFSQYIQDNVNEALSGVKGENSIKIYGPDLEVLDEKAHEVLKLLKNVRGIADEGILKELGQPTLNIEIDRERAARYNLEMDEIQILVADAIGGTPITQLLEDEKSFGIAIRLQEDHRNDISDIKALLIDVPGGGRIPLSMVAKVKIGDGPFFIYREYGKRYIAIKFSVRGRDLGSAVEDAKFLIEKSVRLPPNYSIAWDGQFNQMKEAQRRLMIIVPLALLGIFFLLLSVFGNIRDASIVLINVPFAAIGGIVALHLAGETLSISALFGFLSLFGIAVLDGVILISFINKVSSEDESQMKDAMVEGASLRVRPVLMTALLSGLGLLPAALSHAIGSEAQRPLALVIVGGMITATILTLFVLPVFYAWLRSRKGGNLYTV is encoded by the coding sequence CTGCTTAGTTCTTTTGTTCGTAGTGTTATTCATAAGCGCATTATTGTTCTAGCTTGTTGCATTTTGTTGCTCATTCTGGGTGGAATGGCACTTCGAGCACTACCAATTCAGCCTTATCCAGGAGTTGCACCGCTTACCATTCAAGCTATTTCACAATGGCCTGGGAGAGGAACCACAGAGGTTGAGCAACAAATTACGATCCCTGTGGAGAATGCCTTGGCTGGCATTCCTGGTGTACAGACTTTCCGTTCTGTGTCTTTATTTGGTTTATCAGTTGTTACCCTAAAATTTAATAACCTTGCCGATCCCTTTAAGGCTCGACAAACATTTATTGCGAATCTATCTAAAGTAGATTTCCCACCAGGGGTTATTTCAAGTGTTAGCCCTGATTCGGATGCGACCGGGGAAATTATGCGTTATCAGGTGGTTTCAGAATATGCCGACTCAACACGTCGAAAAACACTTCAAAACTACGAAATTTATAAAGAGTTAAAACAAACTCCAGGCGTTGCAGAGGTGTCCTCCTTTGGCGGTAAAGTAAGGCAATATCAGGTAGTTATCCTGCCCGAAAAAATGCAGGCAAAAGGCGTAACGCTTTCACAATTAGTGAATGCATTATCAACCTCTAATGCAAATACTGGCGGTGGATTGTTACCAAGCGGCGAACAACAATTTGTAGTGCGTGGCGTTGGCTTACTTAAGAATATTTTTGACATTAAACAAGTTGTAGTTGCCACAAATAACGGCATTCCAATCCGTATTGGTGATATTGCCGAAGTGAAGATTGGTCATGCGCCACGTCTTGGCGTTTTTCAGTTTGATGACAAACCCGATGAGGTCGAAGGAATTGTGTTTTTAAGACGCGGTGAAAATGCTACCGAAGTGTTAGCTAGAGTCCGTCAAAAAATTAATCACCTAAATGCCCACGTGTTGCCGCCAGGAATTGAAATCAAACCCTTTTATGATCGCCAAAATTTACTTGATATTACGATTGGCACAGTTAAGCACACTCTATTTTTTGGGATATCTCTTGTTCTTGTAGTGCTCTATGTATTTTTAGGAAATTTTCGAGCCGCAGCGGTTGTTGCTGCCGTAATTCCTTTGGCGTTGTGTTTTTCCTTTATCCAAATGGATTTATTTGATGTACCTGCTAATTTGATATCTCTTGGGGCAATCGATTTTGGTGTGATTGTGGATGCCGCAGTAATCGTTACTGAAAACGTGATGCGGCATTTAGAGGATGGGAAGAAGCGTCTCAATCAAAGTATTGTGGTGGCCATTAGCGAAGTTCAGCGGGCGATGATTTATTCAGTCTGCATCATTATTGTGGCGTATTCCCCCCTGTTCCTGATGGGTGGTGTCGAGGGTATTATTTTCAAGCCGATGGCATTTACTATGGGTTTTGCATTGATTGCCGCAATGATTCTGAGCTTGACCTTCTTACCGGCAATGATGTCATTCATTTTTAGTGAAAATTTTCACCACAAACCCCCAGGGTTTATTACTGCATTACTAGCTTGGTATCGACCAGTGTTACGTCGCTGGATGGATCGGCCGCGAACGATCGCTGCTACCTCAGTATTTATTTTAGGACTAGCACTTTTAAGTACCACCCGATTAGGGACTGCATTTCTGCCCACACTTGAGGAAAACAATATTTGGTTGCGAGTGACTTTACCCAATACGGTTGATTTAGATTACTCGGTTAAGATTTCTAATGAACTGCGTGAACTATTTCGCAAGCAACCTGAGATTGAAAAAGTTGCGGTTCAAATAGGGCGCCCTGACGACGGCACGGATCCAACAGGAGTGTTTAATCAAGAATATGGGTTATATCTTAAGGCTCCGGACAAAATGCCTGCCGGTACTAATAAGAAAATCCTGATTCAGAATCTGGAGGAGGAGCTTAAGAAAATTCCTGGATTAACGTACAGTTTCTCTCAATATATTCAAGATAATGTCAATGAGGCCTTGTCCGGCGTGAAGGGAGAGAACTCCATTAAGATCTACGGCCCTGATCTTGAGGTATTGGATGAGAAGGCGCATGAGGTCCTCAAGCTTCTCAAAAATGTCCGCGGGATTGCAGATGAAGGCATCCTTAAAGAATTAGGTCAACCAACACTTAATATTGAAATTGATCGTGAGCGGGCCGCTCGTTATAACCTAGAAATGGATGAAATTCAAATACTGGTTGCTGATGCGATTGGAGGTACTCCTATTACCCAGTTGTTAGAAGATGAAAAGAGTTTTGGTATTGCTATTCGTCTTCAAGAAGATCACCGTAACGACATATCAGATATCAAGGCGTTGTTAATTGATGTCCCTGGTGGCGGTCGAATTCCATTATCGATGGTTGCGAAAGTTAAGATTGGAGATGGACCATTTTTTATCTACCGCGAATATGGCAAGCGCTATATTGCGATTAAATTTAGTGTTCGTGGTAGAGATCTTGGTAGCGCTGTTGAGGATGCAAAATTTTTAATCGAAAAATCTGTACGTCTTCCCCCAAATTATTCGATTGCCTGGGATGGTCAGTTTAATCAGATGAAAGAGGCTCAGCGTCGCCTCATGATTATTGTGCCTCTTGCGCTTTTAGGAATTTTCTTCTTGCTATTGAGCGTGTTCGGGAATATTCGCGATGCCTCGATTGTCTTAATTAATGTCCCCTTTGCGGCCATTGGCGGCATCGTCGCCCTTCACTTAGCGGGTGAGACCTTAAGTATTTCAGCGCTCTTTGGATTCTTATCCCTTTTTGGAATCGCAGTGTTGGATGGCGTGATTTTAATTTCCTTTATTAATAAAGTAAGCTCAGAGGACGAATCGCAGATGAAGGATGCGATGGTTGAAGGGGCGAGCTTACGGGTTCGCCCGGTTCTCATGACGGCTCTGTTGTCTGGCCTAGGTTTACTCCCCGCAGCCTTATCGCACGCGATTGGATCGGAGGCTCAACGACCCTTAGCGCTAGTCATCGTGGGCGGTATGATCACTGCAACGATTCTGACCCTGTTTGTCTTACCGGTCTTTTATGCATGGTTACGGTCTCGTAAAGGAGGTAATCTCTATACTGTATAG
- a CDS encoding FAD/NAD(P)-binding protein, with amino-acid sequence MTIKDLLIIGDGFSAAVALVHLLRQGIDSQSISILGKRTLGRGNAYDCVSPAFRLNVREDLPIIFSEDPLHFASWAKEHINDPQAKTSAGYFYRRSDFGAYMSGLVHHQLSGRNINQIQGEAQRITGSDGQWRVELKTGERIDAKAIILATGNATPTWPCTLRVEETLNHLTLTENPWLGDYLHRIPAKDSVLLLGGGLTALDAINGFVEQGHQGKVFVISPRAIFPPSQAPWIRTKEPEWPNPMNPARLVRFMRHYLPNTPSDQSEWQCAWEELRPDLNRIWQGFNPHQRRILIKRFGWLWNLYRFRASPQTIAAYHQLRDLQQIEFRCGRANQIAVRDGAIHVTLCQGEVVRGQHLINCTGVARDPLLDQMTHTIANPDALKRSIAIDSQLAILDQNGRAYQSLWMIGPATMGSLGDVIAASAIAKQAEQLAKSIRLNWMVNYHV; translated from the coding sequence TTGACTATTAAGGACTTACTGATTATTGGTGACGGTTTTTCAGCCGCTGTCGCCTTGGTTCATCTGCTACGTCAAGGGATTGATTCACAATCCATTTCGATTCTTGGTAAACGTACTTTAGGGCGGGGTAATGCGTATGACTGCGTTAGTCCTGCATTTCGGCTCAATGTGCGTGAGGATCTCCCGATAATCTTCTCCGAGGATCCATTGCATTTTGCGAGCTGGGCTAAAGAGCACATTAATGACCCCCAAGCCAAAACAAGCGCCGGTTATTTCTATCGACGCAGCGATTTTGGGGCATACATGAGTGGATTGGTTCATCATCAACTTAGTGGAAGAAATATCAATCAGATTCAAGGCGAGGCACAGCGCATCACTGGGTCTGATGGCCAGTGGAGAGTGGAACTCAAGACTGGTGAACGGATCGATGCAAAAGCAATTATTCTGGCAACTGGTAATGCTACCCCGACCTGGCCCTGCACACTGCGTGTGGAAGAGACCTTAAACCATCTCACCTTGACTGAGAACCCGTGGCTAGGAGATTATCTTCATCGAATACCAGCAAAGGATTCTGTTCTTTTGCTTGGTGGCGGATTGACGGCGCTTGATGCCATCAATGGTTTTGTGGAACAGGGTCATCAAGGTAAAGTCTTCGTGATTTCTCCTCGAGCCATTTTTCCGCCTTCCCAGGCGCCATGGATTCGAACTAAGGAGCCAGAATGGCCAAATCCGATGAATCCAGCCCGATTGGTGCGCTTTATGCGCCACTATCTCCCCAATACCCCAAGCGATCAATCGGAATGGCAATGCGCGTGGGAGGAGTTACGACCCGATCTCAATCGCATTTGGCAGGGGTTTAATCCGCACCAACGTCGTATTTTGATAAAACGCTTTGGATGGCTTTGGAATCTCTATCGATTCCGGGCTTCACCACAAACCATTGCGGCATATCATCAATTGCGTGATCTGCAACAAATCGAGTTTCGCTGTGGTCGTGCCAATCAAATTGCGGTGCGGGATGGAGCGATTCATGTAACCCTATGTCAGGGTGAGGTAGTCCGCGGTCAACACCTAATTAATTGCACCGGTGTGGCACGTGACCCATTGCTTGATCAAATGACGCATACCATTGCTAACCCTGATGCACTTAAACGTTCGATTGCAATCGATTCACAGCTTGCCATTCTTGATCAAAACGGCAGGGCCTATCAAAGCCTTTGGATGATTGGGCCAGCGACCATGGGAAGCTTAGGAGACGTGATTGCGGCAAGTGCGATTGCCAAACAAGCTGAGCAGCTCGCGAAATCAATCCGATTAAACTGGATGGTAAATTACCATGTCTAA
- a CDS encoding patatin-like phospholipase family protein has product MRNLLIRNIALILSVLALSACSTLERKAAVPASDLTRAQIAGMQSTRYLIATSAGINSFVDDVNTLNRRLSKTILGDKSNYLSLSGGGDNGAFGAGLLVGWTEQGTRPEFNLVTGISTGALIAPFAYLGKDYDRVLTEVYTQVKPSDIFKSRGFLSGFFGDGLADTSPLFQLISKHVTDDFLKKVAHEYNQRGRWLLIGTTNIDAGTPVIWNMGQIASVGSPESLELFRKILLASASIPAAFPPVMFDFMIDGKEFQEMHVDGGATTQVFLYPGAAANRAKEIGVKRITNRQAYIIRNARLDIDWQQTERRTLSIAGRAISQLIQSQGIGDLYRIYNITQDDRVGFNLAYIGSDFNFPHVEEFDTKYMQALYDYGYQRARKGYDWSKYPPGYRKSIEEDTTMQPELLNTKPVQKKTK; this is encoded by the coding sequence ATGCGCAACCTATTGATTCGTAACATCGCATTAATCCTCAGTGTCCTAGCGCTAAGTGCCTGCAGCACCTTGGAGCGCAAAGCTGCAGTGCCGGCCTCTGATTTAACCCGTGCGCAAATCGCCGGCATGCAAAGTACTCGATATTTAATAGCCACTTCCGCCGGAATTAATAGCTTTGTAGATGATGTCAACACTCTTAATCGGCGCTTGAGTAAAACTATTCTGGGTGACAAGAGTAACTACCTGTCATTATCGGGAGGTGGTGACAATGGTGCATTTGGTGCAGGTCTCTTGGTTGGTTGGACCGAGCAAGGCACGCGCCCCGAGTTTAATTTGGTCACTGGAATTAGTACCGGGGCCCTCATTGCACCGTTTGCCTACTTAGGTAAAGACTACGATCGCGTTCTCACGGAGGTATACACCCAAGTAAAACCGAGTGATATTTTTAAATCGCGCGGCTTTTTGTCAGGGTTCTTTGGCGATGGGTTAGCGGATACCTCACCTTTGTTTCAATTGATATCAAAACATGTCACCGATGACTTTTTAAAAAAAGTAGCCCATGAATACAACCAACGGGGTCGCTGGCTTTTAATCGGCACCACGAATATTGATGCTGGCACACCAGTGATCTGGAACATGGGGCAAATCGCAAGCGTCGGCTCCCCCGAATCCTTAGAGCTGTTTCGCAAGATCTTGTTGGCATCGGCATCAATTCCAGCAGCCTTTCCTCCCGTAATGTTTGATTTCATGATCGATGGCAAAGAATTTCAAGAAATGCACGTTGACGGTGGCGCGACAACCCAGGTTTTTCTTTATCCAGGAGCCGCAGCGAACCGAGCAAAGGAAATTGGCGTGAAGCGCATTACCAATCGTCAGGCCTACATCATTCGTAACGCCCGCTTGGATATCGACTGGCAGCAAACCGAGCGTCGTACCTTGAGTATCGCTGGACGTGCGATTTCACAATTGATTCAATCCCAAGGAATTGGGGATCTTTACCGCATCTATAACATTACGCAGGATGATCGGGTGGGATTTAATTTAGCGTATATCGGCTCAGACTTCAATTTTCCACATGTTGAAGAATTTGATACGAAATACATGCAGGCACTATATGACTATGGCTATCAGCGGGCTCGCAAAGGCTATGACTGGAGCAAATACCCTCCGGGATACCGTAAGTCCATTGAGGAAGATACAACCATGCAACCCGAGCTTTTAAATACCAAGCCCGTTCAAAAGAAAACGAAGTAA
- a CDS encoding efflux transporter outer membrane subunit, whose amino-acid sequence MNTDSLRKGLINGSSWMMVLLSGCAIQDPLSGQALRDQSLPKLAIPTQFSASRVSGPILDQAWLKQFNDPELNDLVAEALQNHPDIRVMAARRLQAQALIDAAGGAQYPGLGVVGNTGGRIGSSGSGLTGYYIGANWELDLWGRVRNQVAGARENARALNAEQEAAQLSLVGTLTKTVWLARGLQDQARLSEDNANAAARYAELTAIREKIGASSKSEVSTARAMAAQSKEAEFVIKQSRDQALRAVEILVGRYPHAKPLKSTELPALPPPVAPGIPTDILERRPDIMAAEARVNSAFYAAAEKRMARLPKISLTAGFGYINSQVFSLVNGPSSSLGVGANVMMPLFQGGAIEAQIAYQNAEAQAALANYGKVVLNAFGDVENALNGEMTWRERTIALQTQLKEQKQILRNTEQEFSIGRIDQRQIQQQKIKTNTTEINVRQGQVDALTQRVNLYLALGGSPTP is encoded by the coding sequence ATGAATACCGATTCTTTACGCAAAGGTTTAATCAATGGATCAAGCTGGATGATGGTATTGCTAAGCGGCTGCGCAATTCAAGATCCACTAAGCGGCCAAGCACTGCGTGATCAATCGCTACCAAAGCTTGCAATCCCTACTCAATTCAGTGCCTCACGCGTAAGCGGTCCGATTCTCGATCAAGCCTGGCTTAAGCAATTTAATGATCCAGAACTGAATGACTTAGTGGCTGAGGCTCTCCAAAATCATCCGGATATTCGAGTAATGGCTGCGCGACGTTTGCAAGCCCAAGCTTTAATTGATGCGGCGGGTGGTGCACAGTATCCAGGTTTAGGCGTAGTTGGTAATACAGGTGGTCGTATTGGCTCGAGTGGCAGTGGTTTAACCGGCTATTACATTGGTGCAAATTGGGAGTTAGACCTCTGGGGACGAGTACGCAATCAAGTTGCTGGTGCGCGCGAGAATGCGCGTGCGCTCAATGCAGAACAAGAGGCGGCTCAACTGTCGCTTGTGGGCACCCTGACTAAAACAGTTTGGCTCGCCCGAGGCTTACAGGATCAGGCACGGCTGAGTGAAGATAATGCCAATGCCGCAGCTCGTTATGCAGAGCTCACTGCTATTCGGGAAAAAATTGGGGCATCATCTAAGTCTGAAGTCTCTACAGCAAGAGCGATGGCTGCTCAGAGCAAAGAGGCAGAATTCGTTATTAAGCAATCGCGCGACCAAGCCCTGCGCGCCGTAGAAATCTTAGTTGGGCGTTATCCCCATGCTAAACCACTCAAGAGCACCGAGCTTCCTGCCTTGCCACCCCCAGTTGCACCCGGTATTCCAACGGATATTTTGGAGCGCCGCCCCGACATCATGGCGGCTGAGGCTCGCGTTAATAGTGCCTTTTATGCCGCAGCTGAGAAACGCATGGCGCGTCTTCCCAAAATTAGCCTGACCGCTGGGTTTGGTTACATCAATAGCCAGGTTTTTAGTTTAGTCAATGGGCCAAGTAGCAGTTTGGGTGTTGGGGCGAATGTGATGATGCCCCTTTTTCAGGGCGGCGCCATAGAAGCACAAATTGCGTATCAGAATGCAGAGGCACAAGCAGCCCTAGCCAACTATGGCAAAGTAGTACTCAATGCATTTGGAGACGTCGAGAATGCTCTTAATGGCGAAATGACTTGGCGCGAGCGCACCATCGCACTCCAAACCCAATTGAAGGAACAAAAGCAAATCCTTCGAAATACCGAACAAGAATTTTCAATTGGGCGGATTGATCAGCGTCAGATTCAGCAACAGAAGATCAAAACCAATACCACTGAAATCAATGTCCGCCAAGGCCAAGTTGATGCACTTACTCAACGAGTTAATCTTTACCTTGCGCTTGGCGGCTCACCGACTCCTTAA
- a CDS encoding HlyD family secretion protein has product MEALLLAIYATIVWLIFFKFKLLPWTTSAKVIVVTIPVVGMITLILLLNVFAPSSGDVIVVRNSVGIVSQVKGRVIDVPVRINQRVKQGDVLFKIDATQYKAQVNSIKAKLDLATLRVSENQQLVAAGAGNRFDLEKAQADLLDLQEQFKHAQYDLEQTVMRAPSDGIIVNVQLRPGAYVAAFPISSVMTFMEDTPQIYALFKQNELHQIEPGNEAEFFIPSLPGEILKAKVESVIYAEGQGQLNVSGNLPTIGLRDMTANRFAVKLVLDETKNYPLLPAGAVGEGAVYTNHLAFLHIIRKVMLRVGTKLNYIVPKLH; this is encoded by the coding sequence ATGGAAGCTCTCCTCCTTGCTATCTATGCCACGATTGTTTGGCTAATCTTTTTTAAGTTCAAACTCTTACCTTGGACTACCTCGGCCAAGGTAATCGTAGTCACAATCCCCGTGGTTGGGATGATTACGCTCATTCTGTTACTCAATGTTTTTGCCCCATCGTCTGGAGATGTCATTGTGGTCCGCAACAGCGTGGGCATTGTGAGTCAGGTAAAAGGACGTGTCATCGACGTTCCAGTGCGCATTAATCAGCGTGTCAAACAAGGGGATGTATTGTTTAAGATTGATGCGACTCAATATAAAGCGCAGGTGAACTCGATCAAAGCTAAATTGGATTTAGCAACCTTGCGAGTCTCCGAGAATCAACAATTGGTTGCTGCTGGCGCTGGAAATCGTTTCGATCTTGAGAAGGCACAAGCCGATTTGCTCGATCTTCAAGAACAATTCAAACACGCGCAGTACGATCTCGAGCAAACGGTCATGCGCGCTCCATCGGACGGCATCATCGTGAACGTACAACTTCGTCCCGGCGCTTATGTGGCTGCCTTTCCAATTTCCTCGGTCATGACCTTCATGGAAGATACGCCACAAATTTATGCCCTCTTTAAACAAAATGAGTTGCATCAAATTGAGCCTGGCAATGAAGCGGAGTTCTTTATTCCGAGCCTTCCAGGCGAGATCCTCAAGGCCAAAGTTGAGTCGGTCATTTATGCTGAGGGCCAGGGGCAACTCAATGTCAGCGGTAACCTACCCACCATTGGCTTAAGAGATATGACGGCGAATCGTTTTGCTGTTAAGTTGGTTTTGGATGAGACCAAGAACTACCCCCTACTGCCTGCGGGCGCTGTGGGCGAGGGTGCGGTATACACCAATCATTTGGCCTTCTTACACATTATTCGTAAGGTCATGTTGCGAGTAGGTACCAAGCTCAATTACATCGTTCCGAAGTTGCATTGA
- a CDS encoding DUF3302 domain-containing protein translates to MNTSALLLVMVSALLLPLPAHASFMPAHLIDGFANLVSWVVIIVLPIALIALFWFVHIWPDTVAKRRQHPQRDAIHALCVLSLFFGGLLWPFAYLWAYTRPTMYKLAYSTDQYSPIHETDPKSKPESSNP, encoded by the coding sequence ATGAATACAAGCGCCCTCCTTCTTGTGATGGTATCTGCATTACTCCTCCCTTTGCCTGCCCATGCTTCATTCATGCCCGCTCATTTAATTGATGGGTTTGCAAATCTCGTTTCGTGGGTTGTGATTATTGTTTTGCCGATTGCCTTAATCGCACTCTTTTGGTTTGTCCACATTTGGCCAGATACGGTTGCAAAACGCCGTCAACATCCGCAACGCGATGCCATTCATGCTTTATGCGTTCTTTCGCTATTTTTTGGCGGTCTTCTGTGGCCCTTTGCCTACTTATGGGCGTATACCCGACCAACCATGTACAAACTTGCCTATAGTACAGATCAGTACTCACCGATTCATGAAACAGATCCAAAATCCAAACCAGAGTCGAGCAACCCCTAA
- a CDS encoding MBL fold metallo-hydrolase gives MAARSRRQALKWIAGASGIMLAPQAMQFASAAEDFFKGPPVKDIPAKQISKHVWLIYSPDGFPTPENRGMMANVTFVVTSKGVVILDTGASLQIGEMAIRMIKKVTDKPVIAIFNSHYHGDHFLGNQAFIETYSKVMPIYAHPYSIKQIKGIEGNAWRNLMERWTNQATAGTKVIPPTHDANHGDVFHFGDVRIKVHHHGTAHTPGDICMQVIEDKVTYVGDIAMGNRIANIDDGSYVGTFKTYKNLQATEGDQLWVPGHGEPSKQLLNEYGEFLAGIYDTCVKAVKDGQDLSVAKSLVLKDPRVSKRAKTMQGFDGNIGKYTSLAYLEAEKEAF, from the coding sequence ATGGCTGCTCGTTCGCGTCGTCAGGCACTCAAATGGATCGCTGGAGCGAGCGGGATCATGCTTGCCCCGCAAGCCATGCAGTTTGCGAGTGCGGCTGAGGATTTTTTTAAAGGGCCGCCAGTCAAGGATATTCCTGCAAAGCAAATTAGTAAGCATGTATGGCTAATTTATTCGCCCGATGGTTTTCCAACACCTGAAAATCGCGGCATGATGGCCAATGTCACCTTTGTGGTCACCAGCAAAGGCGTGGTTATTTTAGATACCGGTGCCTCCTTGCAAATTGGTGAAATGGCAATCCGGATGATCAAGAAGGTAACTGATAAGCCGGTGATTGCGATTTTTAATTCGCATTACCATGGCGATCATTTTTTAGGAAATCAAGCATTTATTGAGACCTACAGTAAGGTCATGCCCATTTATGCCCATCCTTACTCCATTAAACAGATCAAAGGCATTGAAGGCAATGCATGGCGCAATTTGATGGAGCGCTGGACCAATCAAGCAACTGCAGGCACCAAAGTAATTCCACCAACCCATGACGCAAATCACGGTGATGTATTTCATTTTGGTGATGTGCGCATTAAGGTTCATCACCATGGCACTGCGCATACACCGGGCGATATTTGCATGCAGGTCATTGAAGACAAGGTGACCTATGTTGGTGATATTGCCATGGGTAATCGCATCGCCAATATTGATGATGGATCGTATGTGGGGACATTTAAGACCTATAAGAATTTACAAGCCACTGAGGGGGATCAACTTTGGGTCCCGGGTCATGGGGAGCCGAGCAAACAGCTCCTCAATGAATATGGTGAGTTCTTAGCAGGCATTTACGATACCTGTGTCAAAGCCGTAAAAGATGGTCAAGATCTAAGCGTCGCCAAATCATTAGTCCTGAAGGACCCACGGGTTAGCAAACGAGCCAAAACGATGCAAGGCTTTGACGGCAATATTGGTAAATACACAAGCCTTGCCTATTTAGAAGCGGAGAAAGAGGCTTTCTAG
- a CDS encoding sodium-dependent bicarbonate transport family permease, with protein MSTIIDPAILFFIFGVFAGLVRSNLEIPQPITRFLSLYLLMALGLKGGFALHQSGLTFAITTSLGIAIALACIIPLVSYYFLKTKLNALDSAAIAATYGSVSAVTFITATQYLNHVQIEYGGHMAAAMALMESPAIILAIFLANRAKSSMSQSKQPMKVGKLLHESFTDGAQLLLLGAMLIGIISGPDGQKVMAPFSVDLFKGMLAFFLLDMGLMSAKSFVDLKGKPRRLIVYAFIAPLCHSLFALLLCYLFKVELGNTILLMVLAASASYIAVPAVLRHALPEVSPALYMGMSLGITFPLNLIIGIPLYTQIAKLVMG; from the coding sequence ATGAGCACGATTATTGATCCCGCCATCCTGTTTTTTATCTTTGGCGTATTTGCAGGATTGGTTCGTTCCAACCTCGAGATCCCGCAACCCATCACCCGCTTTCTGTCTCTTTACCTTTTAATGGCTTTGGGACTAAAAGGTGGGTTCGCTTTGCACCAATCTGGACTTACCTTTGCAATTACTACCAGTTTAGGAATTGCGATTGCCCTTGCCTGCATTATTCCGCTCGTTAGTTATTACTTTTTAAAGACCAAACTCAATGCCTTGGATTCCGCAGCAATTGCAGCGACGTATGGATCCGTTAGTGCGGTCACCTTCATTACTGCCACCCAATACCTTAATCATGTTCAGATTGAGTATGGTGGTCACATGGCCGCTGCGATGGCACTCATGGAATCCCCGGCCATTATTTTGGCGATCTTCCTCGCCAATCGTGCGAAATCCTCGATGTCGCAATCCAAGCAACCCATGAAAGTGGGCAAACTACTGCACGAGTCATTTACCGATGGTGCACAGTTATTGCTTCTCGGTGCCATGTTGATTGGCATCATTTCAGGTCCGGATGGACAAAAGGTGATGGCACCGTTCTCGGTGGACTTGTTCAAAGGCATGCTGGCATTCTTTTTACTGGATATGGGTTTAATGAGTGCGAAGAGTTTTGTGGATCTCAAGGGCAAACCCAGACGTTTGATTGTGTACGCTTTTATCGCACCGCTTTGTCACTCGCTCTTTGCGTTATTGCTCTGCTACCTCTTCAAGGTGGAATTGGGCAACACGATTCTATTGATGGTGTTAGCCGCTAGCGCGTCTTACATCGCGGTTCCAGCGGTATTGCGGCACGCCTTACCCGAGGTGAGTCCCGCTTTATATATGGGTATGTCCTTAGGTATTACCTTTCCTCTTAATTTAATCATCGGAATCCCTCTTTACACTCAGATTGCCAAATTAGTGATGGGGTAG